The DNA region TTTGGGTCAGGTGAAGGCAGAGACGGCTGCGGTTCTCTCGGATGAGAGCAGGGCGAAGAGGGCTTTGGACGAATGCAGTGCAGAGATTAAGAAATTACAGCGGTATGCAGAGAAATCTGCGGAGTCTGGGGATGAAGACAAGGCACGTGGTTTTCTGGAAAAGAAGGTAGCGCAGACTGTGAAACGGAATGAATTGCAAGCTGCCTATGATCGGGCCTCCGCCAAAGCCAAAATGATGCAGCATATGCACGAGAAGCTGGTTGCGGATATGGGGCAATTGGAAGCTCGGCATACGGAGCTTAAGCGTAGAATGGCGGCTGCCAATGCGCAACAACAGGCCAATGAACGGAACGCTTCCGCTGCCAATGCGAATGCTGCTTTGAAGGCGATGGAAGACAAAGCGAATCAGGCAATGAACGAAGCTGAGGCTTTGGCTGAACTTCGTGCTGGG from Paenibacillus sp. JNUCC-31 includes:
- a CDS encoding PspA/IM30 family protein produces the protein MGILSRFRDVMKANVSHVLARAQDPEKTVNEYMRSLSSDLGQVKAETAAVLSDESRAKRALDECSAEIKKLQRYAEKSAESGDEDKARGFLEKKVAQTVKRNELQAAYDRASAKAKMMQHMHEKLVADMGQLEARHTELKRRMAAANAQQQANERNASAANANAALKAMEDKANQAMNEAEALAELRAGAQEDDLDVLIAQLEQQMNAEAGNNGQVTPSPEEELAAIQKRLEDK